Part of the Xiphophorus maculatus strain JP 163 A chromosome 3, X_maculatus-5.0-male, whole genome shotgun sequence genome, CAGGTTTATTGCATCTCTCACTCTCCTGAGAAATCCCAGTCGGAGGTGAGCGTAGATGCGGGAAGATGAGCGAACAAGTAAAAGGAGGTTGGTGGAATTGGAAAGGTTTTCATCTTGTGGTGACATTCGTGTTGGCCAACCGAGATGATACAACCAAAGGCCCCTCAGCCATACGGATGCACACATTAGACAACTCCACATTAGTCAGGGCAGTGAAAGCTCCTCGGAGGTTTAAGCAGAGAGGTTGAAGGGGCCCTGTAGCCTTCAGGCAGTCTGTCTTCGGGGAGGCAGAGGGTATAATTACACCCCATTCATTCCTCCTCCCCTGCTTTTGCTCATAACACATTGGTCCCAGACCCCTAACAGCTTTTTATTAGCTAGACCATTGGAGGAAGGGAAAAGGAGGAGGTGAAGAGAAGGATAAAGAAGAGTTTTCTTAAAAGCCCAAGCCGTGAATTAAATTAGCAACAGAATCTTTTTGTTCAGTTGGCTTTTGACAAGACCGTGTTTTAATGCAGAGCCAGGCCAGACCGCTAACAAGTAGGCGGTGTGGGGAGGAAAAATAAGGTGTATTCCATACAATTTTAAGCTATTCTTCACTTCAGAAGGAACCACTTGAGACCTCCAAACGCCTTGTTTGCTCCAGTCCTGTTATTATGGCTTGGGCATGAGAGAACAGCGGAGGGAAGCGAGAGGAGATCTGAGTTTATTTGGCCAATTTCGCTGCTACAGATGTGTCTATTGTTTCTGCAGAAGCATTTGCTATGGCATCCAGGCACAAATGCATATTTACACACCTTTGCAAAAGAATTTACACGACAAAGACCTTTActtagggggaaaaaaccctGATTATAAGCAGAAGGTAGTAATCAGTCTTATTAGCCCTGGATAACAAGTGCAGTGCTGTGCTCTGCTAACAAAGCGTGTTTTGACAGGTATGTTAGAGCTAACCAATGTATTACAGGCTTATggaggagaaggaaggaaggaggggtTAGGGGGCCCTCACATGGAGCCTGGGTGTCTGACTTGGCTGGGGTGGGGGGTCCTGACAGGAGTCACAACAACAGGTCGCTAAAAGGAGGTGGGGTGGGATCAGAGCCAGCAGGTCTCCGGCTTTGATGACAGCGTTACTGCAGACATAAACAAAGGCAGACACACAGGAGCTGTTTTCTTGTCACTTTTACGTGCTACAACATGCTACAAGCATCCAGATGCACCTTTTTAAAGGGTTAGTTTAGGATGTAAGGTTCTATTCTAaacttaaaatgttacattacaTGGTTAAAGTGGACTCCTTGCGTCTTAAAAGCAATCGAATCTCAAAGAGATTGTAGTAGTTTATTCAGACACTATTTCAGAAACATTAATTAGTCTTTGTTTTGGAATCAGGCATTTATTAATGCAAATagcttaaaattatttatacaaaaaattgCACCAGCAGCAATAGTGAAGTGAAAAAGTAAAGTATTTCCTGTCAGTGTAATAACTGTTTGATATAAAATAGTAgtataaatggtaaatggcctgcACTTTTATAGCTTTTTATAAAGTCCAGAGAACCCCAAAGCGCTTCTACCTTCAGTTATTCACTGAGACATTCACATGCAGAATGTGTGcggaaagaaaagaataaactaCGGTTTCCTTAAATCActgtaatatttctgtttttacaacGCTTTACTTGTAATCCAAAGAGTTAGTATTACAGGAAACACTTAACATGTTCCATTCTCAGTGCGCAGAGTCTTTAGGCCCTCTGAGGATGTAATGGGAGTtgtgtgcaaataaaaacctttcatCGCCTCCTTTTTCTGGCAGATCTTACAGAAGGAATAACATGTCAACTAGACGGCCtcatctgctttgtgtttgtagaGGCAAGACtagttaatttaatttttacatataaattgCCCCTTCTCCTCTAAACCCATTAATTCTGCTCCAAAACCGGAGGCCCCTACTGATTAGCAGAAAGCAAATGCATAACAGCAGCTTTTCGGTTCTCACTAAACAATCTCAGATGTGCTTATGGGGATTAAAGGGGTTTATGATGATGTGTCCATACTTTATCAGGACACGGGAAGCATAGGATGCCAGCAAAGAGGCttgaaagaaacaataaaattaagtaGAGGGTGAAGACAAAAAACAGGGATAGTAGAATATGACAGCAAATTACAAACATTCAGGTAAAGAAAGTGTTTAAACAGAGACTCGGGATGCCTACAACAAGGACCAATATCTTTCATGACTGTGTGGCTTTTAtgctgtatttttatgtgtgaCAACCAGTGGTGGAAATCTAGAGAAATCAATTAGAGAAATCTCTAAAACATTGTCTTTAATCTCATTAAAAAGACATCAAGAGTAAATTAGAACACTTTAGAAGTTTTTAACCTTGCTATACCGTAATGCCTGGAACTGACCCACACTTGTGGTTGAATAGAGAAATATTATTTGGGGAATGACGTAAACTTATTATTTTCCACTTACTTAGTGGCAGTTAAAAAGGGAAACTCCATTTGTGAGGAAAACACAATGGAGAGGTGTGCAGTGGGTATAGTGCGACGTTTGTAATCTTCTGGGTGTGTTTTCTtgtctaaaaacaacataaacaggTCAAGCCTGATTGGGCTCCTTCTAATTCTGTTGCTGAAATCAGTTTGCACACGCTCACCGAAACAAAAACCTCCTCACATTGTGTCCTGCATATTTAACCTATCCGTTGACACGTGTTATTTGTGTGAGACTGTTGTCAATTTGCCGCACGTTAGAGAACAGATGATATGAGAAAAGCTGGGGCATTTGTCACTAACCTCttctccctccttctctctAAAGCTTCCTGTGGGATGACTACACGGTGAAGGTGCACATCAATGACTACCTGGACATCATCTGCCCCCACTACACTCACGAGGAAGTACCATCGCATTCAGCAGAACGCTATGTGCTGTACATGGTGGAGAAGGAGGACTATGACGTGTGCAAGCCTCACTCGTTTGATCAGCTCCGCTGGGAGTGCTCCAGACCCTTCGCTCCCCATGCGCCGGAAAAATTTTCAGAGAAGTTCCAGCGCTTCACGCCCTTCACACTGGGAAAAGAGTTCAGGGCGGGGGAGAGCTACTACTACATCTGTAAGTCTCACAAGAAAAATGAGAATGTCACATTTGCTGTGATCTTAGACTTTTATTTGACTAAAAACGTCCCTTATTCTTTCTTGAAATCTACAGCCAAGCCAATGCATCACCATGGCAGCGACTGTCTGAGGCTGAGAGTCGATGTCGTCGGACATAAAGGCTCTGCAAAGGCTAATGGAGACAAATCCAAGGCAGAGGAGAGccaaaaggaggaggaaaaaattacatttattgttgCTGGAGGAGTTCACAACCCCTCCAACCGACTCCCAGCAGGTGAGGactgattttaaacaaaacagctcaaactgGACTTGGGCCTCAGATCAGCTCAAACTGGGTGTGTTTACCATTCCTGACTGATGAAATCCTGTGCTCTCTCCCTTCTCTCAGATGACCCCGCTGTCATGGAGCCAAACGTCCAGAGGAGCATTGGCAGCTCTGCAGCACAGCTGGTGTCTTTGTCGTTCTTTTTCACCATGACCCCCGTCTTATTAGCCATGGCGCTGCACTGAGGCCCACCATTAAtccaaaaacagacattttcaacCCGATGCAGGATGTCGGGACATGAacactgaaatttttttatacatatctatttgtgagttttttttatacGAGCATGGACAGTATATGttgttcagtgtgtgtttgatgtgtttgtgtgtgtgagtgtggagCGTAGATCGctccaaagaagaaaaagacctgcaagatattttttttcatctttaactttctttctttagtCTTGAGGATGAAAATCCTCGATTTTGACAATTTAAGATGCACACACTTTTCAGTCATCATGAACAAAAGCTACAAGCAGAATGATCAAAATATGAGTTTAAAACCACATCAACCTTTGTGATCATGTGTTTTCCGATGTTCATGCCATTGGTACAGCTGTGCATTTTCTTATCCtactctgttgttttttcctcctctaCATGTagagaaattattgttttttttacttgtttgtaATATTGTTGTCAGCAGCTACCAAAGTGGTAACTATAATGTAGGATATGTGTAATGTTGTGTAGCACTCAGCTCCTTATTCAGCTTCAGTCAACTAAATATCCCACGTTTCCATGtttatcaaagaaaatgtttgtcagaaggtcaaaatggaagaaattcacattattttaatttgaaaataatatttttaaatagaaaatatttttattaatatttcccATATAAAGATATTGCAACCTTTACAATCCAAAGAGCAATTAGTTCACTAAAATCTACCTTCAAAGACCAGGTTGCTAAATTACTACTAAATACGAAAGTTTAATaattaacaaacacaaaattatttctaaatttgtttttgtttatctaaaTCTGTCAAAAACTATCAGAATTTTTCAAATGGCTGTTTCTTAACTCCCACCTCCTTATGTATCAACATAATTTCTCACAAGGATGAGAATTACTAATAAAGGgaacaaaaattatttgaaaagttgTTTGACTCTGGTTTTAGGAGCTGAGCTTCATCAGTACTTCAtctcatttgttcatttatccAATCTTGACCTTACCTGGTACACGGGTTTGTGTTTTAATCCTGCTCATCAAACCTCAACGTGAAGGGTCTTCCCAGAATAAGGTTATTTTCCTGTTAAAAACACGCTTAACtcatttttgttgatgtttataTGTAAAATTGTACATAAAGAAAGTTATGAGAAACTGTTTTAAGATGTGAAAAatcttttgtgaaataaaaaaatgaacatgcaACAATGACTAAAATCTGTCTGGTTTTTATCATTGTTGTGAAATGTCTGATTGCAGCAACCCACCTCGGATCTTTAAACCCCTAGGAGACTATAAAGATTTTGATGGATGACACAATATTTTGGCAAAGCTGTCCGTCTCTCGCCTGATGAAGCCTCTCCAAGTTTCCACCCTCTACGCTTTCCAAACCCCAGTTTTCCCATCCCCTCTCCTTTCATCTCCAGTGTACAGCAAGACCTGGCTTAGATTTCACAGTCTCAAAACTAAACACTAGAGCCCAGAGGTCGCTTGAAAAGGAACCAAGGAGTCCAGGAGAAATGGGGCCCGTAAGCTAACTGACAACCAAGTGTAAAGGTGTCACGTTTGTGTCCTTGCCCTcggtctttttctctcttttcctcaTTTTAGCTTCTTCACACACCTTCGTTTGAGGTAAAGCCGAACATCCTCCTACACAGCTGGATGTTAGAAAGAGGCGCACAAAAGCTCAGGCCTGCTAACCTCAAGGATCGCTGAAAACTGTCAAAAGTCACTACTCCTTGTAAAACCACGCAGCATACATAGTCAAAGTCA contains:
- the efna1 gene encoding ephrin-A1, which codes for MDVVCLMCLALTIGAWFASAERHSVYWNSSNPNFLWDDYTVKVHINDYLDIICPHYTHEEVPSHSAERYVLYMVEKEDYDVCKPHSFDQLRWECSRPFAPHAPEKFSEKFQRFTPFTLGKEFRAGESYYYISKPMHHHGSDCLRLRVDVVGHKGSAKANGDKSKAEESQKEEEKITFIVAGGVHNPSNRLPADDPAVMEPNVQRSIGSSAAQLVSLSFFFTMTPVLLAMALH